In one Actinomycetota bacterium genomic region, the following are encoded:
- a CDS encoding alpha/beta fold hydrolase, translating into MSVKSMVEIGERLREIPFVPRRPRLLALADAYSPDFTRISTDILGAMPDGTRPYPENFEKVVFPSLDDTPLVGILGLHRDGRRRPGVVFCHGFHGSKNKNYIMEAALKAFSEWDYNVLALDLRDFGESRDLSHAPSTGGWKEGQDILGACRFLGGMEEVTSVGAVGYSLGASAVLNAAYQNDLYSYITGGIIAWSGFASMEAIVSRFSRRPPVNDPFFPYYAAFIFLTEIRRLEMLRRGKEEIVATLGDRPFSPDFRRYVREVVAPHYGKSEEAIYALSSPRNFVDRIEHPVLIVHAEDDPVCPVEEMEELRRAGRGNPNLDIWVLPTGSHCAFMGFDEDWYWAVMRGFLDYWAERESQGFEKGR; encoded by the coding sequence ATGTCCGTAAAGAGCATGGTGGAGATAGGGGAGAGGCTGCGCGAGATTCCCTTCGTGCCGCGCAGGCCGCGCCTCCTGGCCCTCGCGGATGCCTACTCACCGGACTTTACCAGGATAAGCACGGACATCCTGGGCGCCATGCCGGACGGCACCCGTCCTTATCCCGAGAACTTCGAGAAGGTAGTGTTTCCCAGCCTGGATGATACGCCCCTGGTGGGGATCCTGGGGCTGCACCGGGACGGCAGGAGGCGCCCCGGGGTGGTCTTCTGCCACGGCTTCCACGGCTCCAAGAACAAAAACTACATCATGGAGGCGGCCCTCAAGGCCTTCTCGGAATGGGACTACAACGTCCTGGCCCTGGACCTGCGCGACTTCGGCGAGAGCCGGGACCTCTCGCACGCTCCCTCCACGGGCGGGTGGAAGGAAGGACAGGACATCCTGGGTGCCTGCCGCTTCCTGGGCGGGATGGAAGAAGTTACCAGTGTAGGGGCTGTGGGCTACAGCCTGGGCGCGAGCGCGGTCCTGAACGCGGCTTACCAGAACGACCTCTATTCCTACATCACCGGGGGAATCATCGCCTGGAGCGGATTCGCCTCCATGGAGGCGATAGTGTCTCGATTCAGCCGCAGGCCTCCCGTGAACGACCCCTTCTTCCCCTATTACGCGGCCTTCATTTTCCTGACCGAGATAAGGCGCCTGGAGATGCTGCGCCGGGGAAAGGAAGAGATAGTGGCCACCCTGGGCGACCGGCCCTTCTCCCCGGATTTCCGGCGCTACGTGCGGGAGGTGGTGGCCCCCCATTACGGGAAGAGCGAGGAGGCCATCTATGCCCTCTCCAGCCCCCGGAACTTCGTGGACCGGATTGAGCACCCGGTGCTCATAGTGCATGCCGAGGACGATCCGGTGTGCCCGGTGGAGGAGATGGAGGAGCTGCGCCGGGCCGGCCGCGGCAATCCCAACCTGGACATCTGGGTGCTTCCCACCGGCTCGCACTGCGCCTTCATGGGCTTCGACGAGGACTGGTACTGGGCGGTGATGCGCGGCTTTCTCGACTACTGGGCCGAGCGCGAGAGCCAGGGATTCGAGAAAGGAAGGTAA
- a CDS encoding MarR family transcriptional regulator: MAGRIESGKDGFEKVLDAVTGIAEAWNERAAEWLRENRVTFVQLRAILLLSKAGSQTLGQLSEGLSRARCTVTGLVDRLEAKGLVRRRRGRGDRRVVYVSLTEKGRELAEELKEKVVPEIARLGERIMGRLTESEAAALFAALGKLREGIGEIGR, translated from the coding sequence ATGGCGGGGAGGATAGAAAGCGGGAAAGACGGATTTGAGAAGGTGCTCGACGCGGTCACCGGCATCGCGGAGGCCTGGAACGAGAGGGCCGCCGAGTGGCTGCGCGAGAACCGGGTGACCTTCGTCCAGCTCAGGGCCATCCTGCTCTTGAGCAAGGCGGGTTCGCAGACCCTGGGCCAGTTGAGCGAGGGACTCTCCCGCGCGCGCTGCACGGTGACCGGCCTGGTGGACAGGCTGGAGGCGAAGGGCCTGGTGAGGAGAAGGCGCGGCCGCGGGGACAGGCGGGTGGTTTACGTCTCCCTGACCGAAAAAGGAAGGGAGCTGGCGGAGGAGCTGAAGGAGAAAGTGGTGCCGGAGATAGCCCGGCTGGGGGAGAGGATCATGGGCAGGCTTACGGAGTCGGAGGCCGCCGCCCTCTTTGCAGCCCTCGGAAAGCTCAGGGAAGGCATAGGCGAGATCGGCAGGTGA
- a CDS encoding alpha/beta hydrolase yields MIAEDILVTTCMLTGTTERAASRLGVRRFLPRLFTLRYANMGGLDAAAFSRQLDELKSFEDSRWCGYWNAIAASYQERAEKALRSAGGEVTQEAVDLYIKAITYYTVSAFPGTSPGRLEAYRKARDLFERVAPMVDEHMEKVVLEAEGEKVEGMVRFPPGENRVPMVIITNGLEGTLQELALPLLEYREARLGVFLMEMPGTYSYRKPMSGESERIYSRVIEYFVTHPRVDPERLAMVGVSFGGYWAARMAVVSPHLSCAVVCGAPLHRAFGMSNFPGTPEIVVEALKKVTGARNLAEMGEKLRALSLERNDLLRRIRIPVLVINGERDTLLGSEDSLLLCARAPRALLKLYENDDHCAMGHYREWLDLSFEWLQERLAAPGAVGR; encoded by the coding sequence ATGATCGCGGAGGACATCCTGGTCACCACGTGCATGCTCACCGGGACCACCGAGCGGGCGGCGTCCAGGCTGGGAGTGCGCCGCTTCCTGCCCCGGCTCTTCACCTTGCGCTATGCCAACATGGGGGGCCTGGACGCGGCGGCTTTCTCCCGGCAGCTGGATGAGCTCAAGTCCTTCGAGGACTCCCGCTGGTGCGGGTACTGGAACGCCATCGCCGCCTCCTACCAGGAGAGGGCGGAGAAGGCTCTCCGCAGCGCGGGAGGCGAGGTTACTCAGGAGGCCGTGGACCTGTACATCAAGGCAATCACCTACTACACGGTGAGCGCCTTCCCGGGAACCTCGCCCGGGCGCCTGGAGGCTTACCGCAAGGCCAGGGACCTTTTCGAGAGGGTAGCCCCCATGGTGGACGAACACATGGAGAAGGTGGTCCTAGAGGCGGAAGGGGAGAAGGTGGAGGGCATGGTGCGCTTCCCTCCCGGGGAAAACCGGGTTCCCATGGTGATCATTACCAACGGGTTGGAGGGCACCTTGCAGGAACTCGCCCTGCCCCTCCTGGAATACCGGGAGGCCCGCCTGGGGGTCTTCCTCATGGAGATGCCTGGAACCTATTCCTACCGGAAGCCCATGAGTGGAGAGTCGGAACGTATTTACTCCCGGGTGATCGAATACTTCGTCACGCACCCCCGGGTGGATCCCGAGCGCCTGGCCATGGTGGGGGTGAGCTTCGGGGGTTACTGGGCGGCGAGAATGGCGGTGGTGAGTCCGCACCTGTCCTGCGCCGTGGTCTGCGGGGCCCCGCTGCACCGGGCCTTCGGGATGTCCAATTTCCCGGGAACGCCGGAGATCGTCGTGGAAGCGCTCAAGAAGGTCACCGGTGCGAGAAACCTGGCCGAGATGGGGGAGAAGCTGCGTGCCCTCTCCCTGGAAAGGAACGATCTCCTCAGACGCATCCGCATTCCCGTGCTGGTGATCAACGGCGAGAGAGACACCCTGCTGGGAAGCGAGGACTCCCTGCTCCTCTGCGCCCGGGCCCCCCGGGCCTTGCTCAAGCTCTACGAGAACGACGACCATTGCGCCATGGGACATTACCGGGAGTGGCTGGACTTGAGCTTCGAGTGGTTGCAGGAGCGCCTCGCGGCACCGGGCGCGGTAGGGCGGTAG
- a CDS encoding ATP-binding cassette domain-containing protein, which translates to MKDYAVEVEGLVRKFGDLVAVNGVTFNVDRGEVFGFLGPNGAGKTTTINMLCTLLTPTAGKATVDGFDVVKHKREVRQRIGLVFQDPSLDDRLTANENLDFHAVVYAVPPSIRESRKRELLEMVDLLDRADDLVITFSGGMKRRLEIARGLLHHPRVLFLDEPTIGLDPQTRRYIWDYIKDLRRREEITIFLTTHYMEEAEHCDRIAIIDHGNIIAMDTPENLKNMVGGDVIRMKTEDDARAEELLKERFRVSILEDRDCLCFEVERGEEFIPRLIRELDVPIQSISLHRPTLDDVFLKLTGREIRDDEADGLAGMRQMVTRVRPPFAR; encoded by the coding sequence ATGAAAGATTACGCGGTGGAAGTCGAGGGACTGGTGAGGAAGTTCGGGGACCTGGTCGCCGTGAACGGGGTGACCTTCAACGTTGACCGGGGGGAGGTCTTCGGGTTCCTGGGTCCCAACGGGGCGGGGAAGACCACCACCATCAACATGCTGTGCACGCTGCTCACCCCCACCGCCGGAAAGGCCACGGTGGACGGTTTTGACGTGGTGAAGCACAAGCGGGAGGTACGCCAGCGCATAGGCCTGGTCTTCCAGGACCCCAGCCTGGACGACCGTCTCACCGCAAACGAGAACCTGGACTTCCACGCCGTGGTCTACGCCGTTCCCCCTTCCATCCGGGAGAGCCGCAAGCGGGAACTCCTGGAGATGGTGGATCTCCTGGACCGCGCCGACGACCTGGTGATCACCTTCTCCGGGGGCATGAAGAGGAGGCTGGAGATCGCCCGGGGGCTCCTGCACCATCCCCGAGTGCTCTTCCTGGACGAGCCCACCATCGGCCTGGATCCCCAGACCCGGAGGTATATCTGGGATTACATCAAGGACCTGAGGAGACGCGAGGAGATCACCATCTTCCTCACCACCCATTACATGGAGGAGGCGGAGCACTGCGACCGCATCGCCATCATCGACCACGGGAACATCATCGCCATGGACACGCCCGAAAACCTCAAGAACATGGTGGGTGGGGACGTCATCCGCATGAAGACCGAAGACGATGCCCGTGCCGAGGAGCTCTTGAAGGAGAGGTTCAGGGTGAGCATCCTCGAGGACCGTGACTGTCTGTGCTTCGAGGTGGAGCGAGGCGAGGAGTTCATCCCCCGGCTAATCCGTGAGCTGGACGTGCCCATCCAGTCCATCAGCCTGCATCGCCCCACCCTGGACGACGTATTCCTCAAGCTCACCGGAAGGGAGATCCGGGACGATGAAGCGGATGGACTCGCAGGCATGAGGCAGATGGTGACCAGGGTGAGGCCTCCCTTCGCCCGTTAG
- a CDS encoding SRPBCC domain-containing protein: protein MPEREMVTSVVIKASPRRVWEVLTDLSSYPAWNPMIRWAEGEIREGARLRVRFHPRERKRGRTFNPRLRVVVPERELRWGGWPPLPGIFDFEHYWILEPEPGGGTLLRHGVLVKGLLAPLVMPVVERLSGGPFQAMNRAHRERAEAG, encoded by the coding sequence GTGCCGGAAAGGGAGATGGTCACCAGCGTGGTTATCAAGGCCTCGCCGCGCCGGGTCTGGGAGGTGCTCACCGACCTCTCCTCCTACCCTGCATGGAACCCCATGATCAGGTGGGCGGAGGGGGAGATCCGGGAAGGCGCCAGGCTGAGGGTCCGCTTCCATCCCCGGGAGAGGAAAAGGGGGAGGACCTTTAATCCCCGGCTGCGGGTGGTGGTCCCGGAAAGGGAGTTGCGCTGGGGCGGCTGGCCGCCGCTGCCCGGGATCTTCGACTTCGAGCATTACTGGATACTCGAGCCGGAGCCGGGAGGAGGCACCCTGCTCCGGCACGGGGTGCTGGTCAAGGGCCTGCTCGCTCCCCTGGTCATGCCGGTGGTGGAGAGGTTGTCCGGCGGGCCCTTCCAGGCCATGAACCGGGCGCACCGGGAACGCGCCGAGGCCGGTTAA
- a CDS encoding ABC transporter permease, giving the protein MGALEEKAVDLGSEEITTPARSKSSGLSWAMRGIYIIVLREFRRFWRDRARRIGGFAQPIMYLALLGVGMQSAFKVFGGGDVPYIKFMFPGILGLTVLFTSVFSAISIIWDREFGFLKEVLVSPVPRSSVALGKIIGGSITALIQGAIFLVLAFTPWVYGFSLDTLWKVLAVMPLIILMSLSLTSLGVSVAARMTSMEGFPIIMNFLLMPMFFLSGAFFPLQGLPRWMDVLTKIDPLTYGVDALRGIMLKGMNLASGMPSNLAQFAAWFKDPEILRIGLGKGYPDPSALSTMAQQASLPAQAHPLWLDVLVMAGFGAFLFTLALWQFNRAE; this is encoded by the coding sequence ATGGGAGCTCTGGAGGAGAAAGCGGTAGACCTGGGATCAGAAGAGATCACGACGCCTGCCAGAAGTAAATCCTCCGGCCTTAGCTGGGCCATGCGCGGGATATACATCATCGTGTTGAGGGAGTTCCGGCGGTTCTGGCGTGACCGGGCGCGGCGCATAGGAGGGTTCGCCCAGCCCATCATGTACCTGGCCCTCCTGGGGGTGGGGATGCAGAGCGCCTTCAAGGTCTTCGGGGGAGGCGACGTTCCCTACATCAAGTTCATGTTCCCCGGCATCCTCGGGCTCACCGTCCTCTTCACCTCGGTGTTCTCGGCCATTTCCATCATCTGGGACCGGGAATTCGGGTTCCTCAAGGAGGTCCTGGTCTCCCCGGTTCCCCGCTCTAGCGTGGCCCTGGGCAAGATCATCGGGGGCTCCATCACCGCCCTCATCCAGGGGGCCATCTTCCTGGTCCTGGCCTTCACCCCGTGGGTCTACGGTTTCAGCCTGGACACCCTGTGGAAGGTCCTGGCGGTAATGCCCCTTATAATACTTATGTCCTTGAGCCTTACCTCCCTGGGGGTGTCCGTGGCCGCGCGCATGACCTCCATGGAAGGATTTCCCATAATCATGAACTTCCTCCTCATGCCCATGTTCTTCCTCTCCGGGGCCTTCTTCCCCCTACAAGGGCTGCCCCGCTGGATGGACGTCCTCACCAAGATCGACCCCCTGACCTACGGGGTGGACGCGCTGCGGGGGATAATGCTCAAGGGCATGAACCTGGCATCGGGGATGCCCAGCAACCTGGCCCAATTCGCCGCCTGGTTCAAGGACCCAGAGATACTGAGGATCGGGCTGGGCAAGGGATACCCGGATCCCTCGGCCCTCTCCACCATGGCCCAGCAGGCTTCCCTCCCCGCCCAGGCCCACCCGCTCTGGCTGGACGTGCTGGTGATGGCCGGTTTCGGCGCCTTCCTCTTCACCTTGGCCCTCTGGCAGTTCAACCGTGCGGAATGA
- a CDS encoding MarR family transcriptional regulator produces the protein MTKERERREELAERLIESLGVIMRIRGNAFRRAVGKHGVTLPQFFLLKMVKAHGEMTVTQASQVMMVAAPTASRMIDNLCEKGWLERWKDPENRRLTRVRLTREGHRILEELGMMQKEELLRLIDDHDLREIESFLGWLERFTARLSAALEGESDRG, from the coding sequence ATGACGAAGGAGCGGGAGCGGCGGGAGGAACTGGCGGAACGCCTCATCGAGAGCCTCGGCGTCATCATGCGCATCCGGGGCAACGCCTTTCGCCGGGCTGTGGGCAAGCACGGGGTGACCCTGCCCCAGTTCTTCCTCCTGAAGATGGTCAAAGCCCACGGGGAGATGACCGTCACCCAGGCCTCCCAGGTGATGATGGTGGCGGCGCCCACCGCCAGCCGGATGATCGACAACCTTTGCGAGAAGGGGTGGCTGGAGAGATGGAAGGACCCGGAGAACCGCCGCCTTACCCGGGTACGCCTCACGCGGGAAGGCCACCGAATCCTGGAGGAACTGGGGATGATGCAGAAGGAGGAGCTCCTGAGACTCATCGATGACCATGACCTGCGGGAGATCGAGTCCTTCCTGGGGTGGCTGGAGAGGTTCACCGCCCGGCTTTCGGCCGCCCTGGAAGGGGAATCGGATCGAGGGTAG
- a CDS encoding MBL fold metallo-hydrolase — protein sequence MKVHFLNCGLMHPRLAPVFVPHLDRVPCLCLLLEDEGRLVLVDAGFGTRDVADPARLGKFGAWLLNPRMDTGLTAREQVKSLGHDPDEVSDIICTHLDRDHAGGLADFPYARVHVLGKEKEAALSPRNARERERYRPCHFAHGPRWETYDERQGEEWRDLRRIPLRGLPEGLFLVPLRGHTRGHCGVAVYTCEGWLLHCGDAFYVKEELREGNKAPLGVTGFRTMAHVNLPLALYQLVKVRGLLDDVVLIAAHDQFEYRGRFGRPLD from the coding sequence GTGAAAGTCCACTTCTTGAATTGCGGCCTTATGCACCCCCGCCTGGCCCCGGTTTTCGTTCCCCACCTGGACCGGGTCCCTTGCCTGTGCCTTCTCCTGGAGGACGAGGGGAGGCTGGTGCTGGTGGACGCCGGTTTCGGGACCCGGGACGTGGCCGACCCCGCCCGCTTGGGCAAGTTCGGGGCCTGGCTTTTGAACCCACGCATGGATACCGGCTTGACCGCCAGGGAACAGGTGAAGAGTCTCGGCCATGACCCCGACGAGGTGAGCGACATCATCTGTACCCACCTGGACCGCGACCACGCGGGAGGGCTGGCAGATTTTCCCTACGCCAGGGTCCACGTGCTGGGGAAGGAGAAAGAAGCGGCACTTTCCCCACGCAATGCGCGGGAGAGGGAGAGGTACCGCCCCTGCCACTTCGCCCACGGACCGCGATGGGAGACCTACGACGAAAGGCAGGGGGAGGAGTGGCGGGATCTCAGGCGCATTCCCCTGCGCGGCCTTCCCGAGGGCTTGTTCCTGGTTCCCCTGCGAGGCCATACCCGTGGCCACTGCGGGGTGGCGGTGTACACCTGCGAGGGATGGCTTCTCCATTGCGGAGACGCCTTTTACGTTAAGGAGGAGCTGAGGGAGGGGAACAAGGCCCCCCTGGGGGTAACGGGATTCCGCACCATGGCCCACGTGAACCTCCCCCTGGCCCTTTACCAGCTCGTGAAAGTGAGGGGCTTGCTGGACGACGTGGTACTTATCGCCGCCCACGACCAGTTCGAATATCGCGGTCGATTCGGGCGACCCCTGGATTGA